A single region of the Gossypium arboreum isolate Shixiya-1 chromosome 12, ASM2569848v2, whole genome shotgun sequence genome encodes:
- the LOC108486222 gene encoding E3 ubiquitin-protein ligase RGLG2-like isoform X2, whose translation MGGIISKRSTTSQSSSVASNSYSWDSHRYAQPSNAPSGQDYVPEQRYAPPHHSYGSHAPESKRRLERKFSKIDDNYNSLEQVTDALARAGLESSNLIVGIDFTKSNEWTGARSFHRRSLHHIGDEQNPYEQAISIIGKTLSSFDEDNLIPCFGFGDASTHDQEVFSFYPDETFCNGFEEVLRRYRELVPNLKLAGPTSFAPIIEMAITIVEQSGGQYHVLLIIADGQVTRSVDTERGQLSPQEKKTVEAIVKASEYPLSIILVGVGDGPWDMMREFDDNIPARAFDNFQFVNFTEIMSKNMDRSRKEAEFALSALMEIPSQYKATLELNILGNTRGKAIDRVPLPPPLYGAGSFSNSKLSWSSSFRPSAPSSARREAPVQTAPPASSASDNHLCPICICNAKDMAFGCGHQTCCECGQDLQLCPICRGTIDTRIRLY comes from the exons ATGGGTGGCATAATATCAAAACGATCGACCACATCACAGTCCTCATCTGTAGCTTCTAATTCATATTCATGGGATTCTCATAGATATGCACAGCCATCAAATGCTCCCTCAGGCCAAGACTATGTTCCAGAGCAGCGTTATGCCCCTCCACATCACAGTTATGGCAGTCATGCCCCAGAGTCGAAGAGGAGGTTGGAGAGAAAATTTTCGAAGATAGATGATAACTACAACAGCTTGGAGCAG GTCACCGATGCCCTGGCCCGTGCTGGCCTGGAGTCTTCGAACCTTATTGTTGGCATTGATTTCACTAAGAGCAATGAGTGGACAG GTGCAAGATCATTCCACCGAAGAAGTCTACACCACATTGGAGATGAGCAAAATCCATACGAACAGGCAATATCCATTATTGGAAAAACATTGTCTTCCTTTGATGAGGATAATTTAATTCCTTGTTTTGGATTCGGAGATG CATCAACACATGATCAAGAAGTATTCAGCTTCTATCCGGATGAGACGTTTTGCAATGGATTTGAAGAAGTGTTGAGACGATACAGAGAATTAGTCCCTAATCTGAAACTTGCAG GGCCAACGTCATTTGCTCCTATAATTGAAATGGCCATCACCATTGTTGAGCAAAGTGGTGGGCAATACCATGTGTTGCTGATAATAGCCGATGGGCAG GTGACTAGAAGTGTTGATACAGAGCGTGGCCAACTAAGCCCACAAGAAAAAAAAACAGTCGAAGCAATAGTAAAAGCAAG TGAGTATCCGTTGTCTATTATTTTAGTCGGAGTTGGAGATGGACCATGGGACATGATGAGAGAATTTGATGATAACATTCCTGCCCGTGCCTTTGATAATTTCCAG TTTGTGAATTTTACGGAAATAATGTCGAAGAATATGGATAGGTCCCGAAAAGAGGCAGAGTTTGCTCTTTCAGCATTGATGGAAATTCCGTCTCAGTACAAAGCAACGCTGGAGCTCAACATATTGGG TAATACCAGGGGGAAGGCTATTGATAGGGTTCCCCTTCCCCCTCCTCTTTATGGTGCTGGTTCTTTTAGCAACTCGAAACTTTCGTGGTCGAGCAGTTTTCGTCCAAGTGCACCTTCTTCCGCTAGACGTGAAGCACCAGTCCAAACCGCTCCTCCTGCAAGTTCTGCTTCAGATAATCAT CTTTGCCCTATTTGCATTTGCAATGCAAAGGATATGGCCTTTGGTTGTGGACATCAG ACCTGTTGTGAGTGCGGACAAGACCTTCAGTTGTGTCCCATCTGCCGAGGCACAATCGATACGAGAATAAGACTCTATTAA
- the LOC108486223 gene encoding rhodanese-like domain-containing protein 11, chloroplastic isoform X2, with the protein MQAGEEDFELKQMRDMAAAKKRWDAMIREGKVKILTPREAGYAIQLSNKPLLDVRPSSEREKAWVKGSTWVPIFEVDNKFDVGTLSRKATNFVMGGWWSGVPTLSYDSQFLSKVEEKFPKDAELIVTCQKGLRSLAACELLCNAGYKNLFWVQGGLEAAEEEDLAREGTQPLKFAGIGGLSEFLGWTDQQRAQAAREGWGYRLLYSIRLVGVFVVADALFIGAQQVGHYLQDIRTH; encoded by the exons ATGCAAGCTGGTGAAGAAGATTTTGAGTTGAAACAAATGAGAGATATGGCTGCTGCGAAGAAAAGATGGGATGCTATG ATTagggaaggaaaagtaaagaTTCTTACACCTAGAGAGGCAGGTTATGCAATTCAACTTTCAAACAAGCCTCTACTCGATGTTCGCCCGTCTAGTGAGCGCGAGAAA GCATGGGTTAAGGGCTCCACCTGGGTACCGATCTTTGAAGTTGATAATAAATTTGACGTTGGAACCCTTTCCAGAAAAGCCACCAATTTTGTGATGG GGGGTTGGTGGAGTGGGGTGCCTACATTGTCTTATGACAG TCAGTTCTTGTCAAAAGTTGAGGAGAAATTCCCAAAAGATGCAGAGCTTATCGTTACATGCCAGAAGGGATTgag ATCTCTAGCGGCTTGTGAGCTACTGTGTAATGCTGGCTATAAAAATCTTTTCTGGGTTCAAGGGGGTCTAGAGGCTGCTGAAGAAGAG GATCTTGCCAGAGAAGGTACTCAGCCTTTGAAGTTTGCAGGAATTGGTGGGCTTTCAGAGTTTCTCGG TTGGACGGATCAGCAGAGAGCTCAAGCTGCCAGAGAAGGCTGGGGTTACCGATTACTCTACTCGATTCGCCTG GTTGGAGTTTTTGTGGTTGCTGATGCCTTGTTCATTGGTGCACAGCAAGTGGGTCATTATCTTCAGGATATACGGACTCACTAA
- the LOC108486221 gene encoding cytochrome P450 736A117-like: MRSDPRIVHTHLFHLSYSNLWNMVKDISSLLQLLEQYEIFFISCPLFFSLLAIFVVVFIRTFNTRNLVLPPSPPKLPIIGNLHNIGRYPHRSLKSLAQRFGPLMSLRFGNVPVLVVSSAHAASEIKKTHDLTFVNRPKRSIFQKLLYDYKDVASAPYGEYWRQMRSICVLNLLSNRRVQSYRGVREEETALAVEKIEKSSSLCSPVNLSELFSATNNNVICRIALGRKYSEDTNKFGKLLNEFTKLLGALDVGDYLPWLAWLSHVNGLHGKAEKVAKEFDEFLDGVLEEHMNRHDRHVNDHAGIQGEYQEDFVDVLLEIQRENTVGFPLEKISIKALILDMFAAGTDTTYAVLEWAMTELLRHPKIMKKLQNEVRNVSAENSSISEDDLDNMHYLKAVIKETLRLHPPIPLLLPTISTKDVKLKGYDVIQGTQVIINAWAIGRDPASWENPEEFIPDRFLDNSIDFKGQHFQLIPFSSGRRTCPGILFAIAINELLVANLVHKFDWSLPGGAKEKDLDMTETVGLTTHKKSPLIAVANRCSF, from the exons ATGCGCTCTGATCCTAGAATTGTACACACCCATCTCTTTCATCTTTCATACAGTAATTTGTGGAATATGGTAAAGGATATCTCCAGTCTTCTGCAACTTTTAGAACAATATGAAATCTTTTTCATTTCATGTCCCCTCTTCTTCTCCTTGTTGGCCATCTTCGTGGTCGTCTTCATTCGTACCTTTAACACAAGAAACCTCGTATTACCACCGTCGCCGCCGAAACTCCCAATCATCGGAAACCTCCACAACATCGGACGCTACCCTCATCGCTCACTCAAGTCCTTAGCTCAAAGGTTCGGTCCTCTCATGTCGCTACGCTTCGGCAATGTCCCCGTACTCGTCGTCTCCTCCGCTCATGCTGCCTCTGAGATCAAGAAAACTCATGACTTGACATTCGTAAACAGACCGAAACGCAGCATCTTTCAAAAGCTTCTTTATGACTACAAAGACGTGGCGTCGGCACCTTACGGTGAGTATTGGAGACAAATGAGAAGTATATGCGTACTAAATCTTTTGAGTAACAGAAGGGTTCAATCTTATCGAGGTGTGCGAGAAGAAGAAACGGCTCTAGCAGTGGAGAAGATCGAAAAGTCTAGCTCTTTGTGTTCCCCGGTGAATCTAAGCGAACTCTTTTCCGCAACCAACAACAACGTTATCTGCAGAATCGCTTTAGGAAGAAAATACAGTGAAGATACCAACAAGTTTGGTAAGCTTTTGAATGAGTTTACGAAGTTGTTGGGTGCTCTGGATGTTGGGGATTATCTTCCATGGCTTGCATGGTTAAGCCATGTTAATGGACTCCATGGTAAAGCAGAGAAAGTGGCGAAGGAGTTTGATGAATTTCTGGATGGAGTGCTCGAAGAACATATGAATCGGCATGACAGACACGTAAATGATCATGCAGGGATCCAAGGTGAATATCAAGAAGACTTTGTGGATGTTTTGCTGGAGATTCAGAGGGAAAACACAGTTGGCTTCCCTTTAGAAAAAATCAGCATTAAGGCTCTTATCTTG GATATGTTTGCAGCCGGTACCGATACGACATACGCGGTCCTGGAGTGGGCAATGACAGAACTCTTAAGGCACCCCAAGATAATGAAGAAACTTCAAAACGAGGTCAGGAATGTTTCTGCTGAAAATTCAAGCATATCGGAGGATGATCTCGATAACATGCACTACCTAAAAGCAGTCATCAAAGAGACTCTTCGTTTACATCCTCCGATTCCCTTGTTGCTTCCAACAATATCTACAAAAGACGTCAAGCTCAAGGGCTATGACGTTATCCAAGGAACTCAAGTTATCATCAATGCTTGGGCGATCGGAAGAGACCCTGCGTCATGGGAGAATCCGGAAGAGTTTATTCCGGACAGGTTCTTGGATAATTCCATAGATTTCAAAGGACAACATTTCCAGCTGATTCCATTCAGCTCTGGAAGGAGGACTTGTCCGGGAATCTTGTTTGCAATCGCAATAAATGAGCTTCTCGTAGCAAATCTCGTGCACAAGTTTGATTGGTCATTGCCTGGTGGAGCAAAAGAGAAGGATTTGGACATGACCGAAACCGTCGGCCTTACCACACACAAAAAATCTCCTCTAATCGCTGTAGCGAATAGATGTTCTTTCTAG
- the LOC108486223 gene encoding rhodanese-like domain-containing protein 11, chloroplastic isoform X1 — MASLAFPSLSSLTISRLHSQKAPFLNSSIPTPSMSTFKHPTVTLHRFQCGVIRMQAGEEDFELKQMRDMAAAKKRWDAMIREGKVKILTPREAGYAIQLSNKPLLDVRPSSEREKAWVKGSTWVPIFEVDNKFDVGTLSRKATNFVMGGWWSGVPTLSYDSQFLSKVEEKFPKDAELIVTCQKGLRSLAACELLCNAGYKNLFWVQGGLEAAEEEDLAREGTQPLKFAGIGGLSEFLGWTDQQRAQAAREGWGYRLLYSIRLVGVFVVADALFIGAQQVGHYLQDIRTH, encoded by the exons ATGGCTTCTTTGGCTTTTCCTTCTCTCAGTTCTTTAACCATTTCGCGCCTTCATAGCCAGAAAGCTCCTTTTTTGAACTCTTCAATTCCAACTCCAAGTATGTCAACCTTCAAACATCCAACTGTCACTCTGCATCGTTTT CAATGTGGGGTTATTCGAATGCAAGCTGGTGAAGAAGATTTTGAGTTGAAACAAATGAGAGATATGGCTGCTGCGAAGAAAAGATGGGATGCTATG ATTagggaaggaaaagtaaagaTTCTTACACCTAGAGAGGCAGGTTATGCAATTCAACTTTCAAACAAGCCTCTACTCGATGTTCGCCCGTCTAGTGAGCGCGAGAAA GCATGGGTTAAGGGCTCCACCTGGGTACCGATCTTTGAAGTTGATAATAAATTTGACGTTGGAACCCTTTCCAGAAAAGCCACCAATTTTGTGATGG GGGGTTGGTGGAGTGGGGTGCCTACATTGTCTTATGACAG TCAGTTCTTGTCAAAAGTTGAGGAGAAATTCCCAAAAGATGCAGAGCTTATCGTTACATGCCAGAAGGGATTgag ATCTCTAGCGGCTTGTGAGCTACTGTGTAATGCTGGCTATAAAAATCTTTTCTGGGTTCAAGGGGGTCTAGAGGCTGCTGAAGAAGAG GATCTTGCCAGAGAAGGTACTCAGCCTTTGAAGTTTGCAGGAATTGGTGGGCTTTCAGAGTTTCTCGG TTGGACGGATCAGCAGAGAGCTCAAGCTGCCAGAGAAGGCTGGGGTTACCGATTACTCTACTCGATTCGCCTG GTTGGAGTTTTTGTGGTTGCTGATGCCTTGTTCATTGGTGCACAGCAAGTGGGTCATTATCTTCAGGATATACGGACTCACTAA
- the LOC108478271 gene encoding flavonol sulfotransferase-like: protein MESHFDSHVEQHNEDEFQKSFKEMISTLPKGNSWGLPDHLYQYQGFWFTPPFLQGVLLAQQQFEAQPTDIILSSAPRTGTAWLKSLTFATITRTSYDDSTTPLLFRMPHDVVPFMELDHAHFSANRHLGIPLLATHAPYSFLPTSIIDSGCKIIYICRDPKDTFVSMYHICTRYAKSQNTQPIELDEAFELFCEGVSWYGPYWDHVLGYWKASLEHPDKFMFLKYEEMNEDTVLYLKKLAEFMGCPFSSEEQQKGVPEKIIKMCSFENLSNLEVNKSGIHREGQGNLEIQNKIYFRKGKVGDWKNYLTPKMATQLDQITQQKLSSSGLSLN, encoded by the coding sequence ATGGAATCCCACTTTGATTCCCATGTTGAGCAACATAACGAAGATGAGTTTCAGAAATCTTTCAAAGAGATGATTTCTACTCTCCCTAAAGGGAACAGCTGGGGTCTTCCCGATCATCTATATCAGTATCAAGGTTTTTGGTTCACCCCACCTTTCCTACAAGGAGTCCTGTTAGCTCAACAACAGTTTGAGGCTCAACCCACTGATATCATACTTTCTAGTGCCCCTAGAACCGGCACAGCCTGGTTAAAATCTCTCACTTTCGCTACTATTACAAGAACTTCATACGATGATTCTACCACCCCTTTGCTTTTCAGGATGCCTCATGATGTTGTGCCTTTCATGGAGCTTGATCATGCCCATTTTTCCGCTAATCGACATCTTGGAATTCCTCTCTTGGCCACTCATGCTCCTTATTCATTCTTACCTACATCAATAATTGATTCTGGTTGTAAAATTATTTACATTTGCAGGGACCCCAAGGATACATTTGTTTCAATGTATCACATCTGTACCAGGTATGCGAAATCCCAAAACACTCAACCCATAGAACTTGATGAAGCGTTTGAGTTATTTTGTGAAGGCGTAAGTTGGTACGGACCTTATTGGGACCATGTTCTGGGATACTGGAAAGCAAGCTTGGAACATCCGGACAAGTTTATGTTcttgaaatatgaagaaatgaATGAAGATACTGTTTTGTATCTTAAGAAATTGGCAGAGTTTATGGGTTGTCCTTTCTCATCAGAGGAACAGCAAAAAGGGGTGCCTGAAAAGATTATAAAGATGTGTAGTTTTGAGAATCTAAGCAACTTGGAAGTGAATAAAAGTGGGATACATCGTGAAGGGCAAGGGAATTTGGAGATTCAAAACAAGATTTATTTTCGGAAAGGGAAGGTTGGAGATTGGAAGAATTATTTGACGCCTAAAATGGCCACACAGTTGGACCAAATAACTCAGCAAAAATTAAGTAGCTCAGGTTTAAGTCTTAATTAA
- the LOC108486222 gene encoding E3 ubiquitin-protein ligase RGLG2-like isoform X1, which translates to MKAVESGVKVEVDYGCQILKEKVRLNGNISRVIKRKLPRTKQPTNQADPTHLLRRYFFTFTAYNAWSSPSTHFSFFSLYSPNTSLFCLKEYISIIELMGGIISKRSTTSQSSSVASNSYSWDSHRYAQPSNAPSGQDYVPEQRYAPPHHSYGSHAPESKRRLERKFSKIDDNYNSLEQVTDALARAGLESSNLIVGIDFTKSNEWTGARSFHRRSLHHIGDEQNPYEQAISIIGKTLSSFDEDNLIPCFGFGDASTHDQEVFSFYPDETFCNGFEEVLRRYRELVPNLKLAGPTSFAPIIEMAITIVEQSGGQYHVLLIIADGQVTRSVDTERGQLSPQEKKTVEAIVKASEYPLSIILVGVGDGPWDMMREFDDNIPARAFDNFQFVNFTEIMSKNMDRSRKEAEFALSALMEIPSQYKATLELNILGNTRGKAIDRVPLPPPLYGAGSFSNSKLSWSSSFRPSAPSSARREAPVQTAPPASSASDNHLCPICICNAKDMAFGCGHQTCCECGQDLQLCPICRGTIDTRIRLY; encoded by the exons ATGAAAGCAGTTGAAAGTGGAGTAAAGGTTGAAGTGGATTACGGGTgtcaaattttaaaagaaaaagtaaGACTGAATGGAAATATCTCAAGAGTCATCAAAAGGAAACTTCCAAGAACCAAACAACCAACCAACCAAGCCGACCCAACCCATCTTCTTCGCCGCTATTTCTTTACTTTTACCGCTTACAACGCATGGTCTTCTCCCTCCACTCacttctctttcttttctctttactcacCCAATACTTCACTCTTTTGCTTAAAAG AATATATATCAATTATAGAGCTGATGGGTGGCATAATATCAAAACGATCGACCACATCACAGTCCTCATCTGTAGCTTCTAATTCATATTCATGGGATTCTCATAGATATGCACAGCCATCAAATGCTCCCTCAGGCCAAGACTATGTTCCAGAGCAGCGTTATGCCCCTCCACATCACAGTTATGGCAGTCATGCCCCAGAGTCGAAGAGGAGGTTGGAGAGAAAATTTTCGAAGATAGATGATAACTACAACAGCTTGGAGCAG GTCACCGATGCCCTGGCCCGTGCTGGCCTGGAGTCTTCGAACCTTATTGTTGGCATTGATTTCACTAAGAGCAATGAGTGGACAG GTGCAAGATCATTCCACCGAAGAAGTCTACACCACATTGGAGATGAGCAAAATCCATACGAACAGGCAATATCCATTATTGGAAAAACATTGTCTTCCTTTGATGAGGATAATTTAATTCCTTGTTTTGGATTCGGAGATG CATCAACACATGATCAAGAAGTATTCAGCTTCTATCCGGATGAGACGTTTTGCAATGGATTTGAAGAAGTGTTGAGACGATACAGAGAATTAGTCCCTAATCTGAAACTTGCAG GGCCAACGTCATTTGCTCCTATAATTGAAATGGCCATCACCATTGTTGAGCAAAGTGGTGGGCAATACCATGTGTTGCTGATAATAGCCGATGGGCAG GTGACTAGAAGTGTTGATACAGAGCGTGGCCAACTAAGCCCACAAGAAAAAAAAACAGTCGAAGCAATAGTAAAAGCAAG TGAGTATCCGTTGTCTATTATTTTAGTCGGAGTTGGAGATGGACCATGGGACATGATGAGAGAATTTGATGATAACATTCCTGCCCGTGCCTTTGATAATTTCCAG TTTGTGAATTTTACGGAAATAATGTCGAAGAATATGGATAGGTCCCGAAAAGAGGCAGAGTTTGCTCTTTCAGCATTGATGGAAATTCCGTCTCAGTACAAAGCAACGCTGGAGCTCAACATATTGGG TAATACCAGGGGGAAGGCTATTGATAGGGTTCCCCTTCCCCCTCCTCTTTATGGTGCTGGTTCTTTTAGCAACTCGAAACTTTCGTGGTCGAGCAGTTTTCGTCCAAGTGCACCTTCTTCCGCTAGACGTGAAGCACCAGTCCAAACCGCTCCTCCTGCAAGTTCTGCTTCAGATAATCAT CTTTGCCCTATTTGCATTTGCAATGCAAAGGATATGGCCTTTGGTTGTGGACATCAG ACCTGTTGTGAGTGCGGACAAGACCTTCAGTTGTGTCCCATCTGCCGAGGCACAATCGATACGAGAATAAGACTCTATTAA
- the LOC108485068 gene encoding aldehyde oxidase GLOX-like, producing MGDKNHLLYVVTIHAILALLHFIVSDAVETLARAGGRQERWQLLRNNTGVVAMHMALTHENTVIIFDQTEAGPSQYRLHQRYNGRRCSTRSRADLKDGACYAHSVEYYIHGNNLRPLRFVSDPWCSSGSFLSNGTLLQVGGHGRGSQRIRYFRPCRDHLCNWQQSKRSLSGNRWYASNLLLPQHDRVIVVGGRNAYSYEFIPKLHTKDRSFNLPFLHDTHDEDGGGNNLYPFLHLSSDGNLFIFANRDSILFNYQRNRVVKTFPRIPGGGSRNYPSSGSSVILPLDHQDRFQKVEVMVCGGAASGAYEAAARGRFLPALSSCGRMVITGNNHIWKMENMPRPRTMHDMLILPTGHILIINGARRGCAGWQNAATPSLRPYLYNPKKSRGQRFTVLKATRIARMYHSSALLLPDGRVLVAGGNPYNTYTFSNVAYPTELRLQAFVPDYMDRQFNDLRPGNVTVEYEGHSSGVAYGTAFTIHFWLGRRPSKDVEYSVYAPPFTTHSISMNQRLLKLRCRHTTRDGGGLMSAVLEAPPSPNVAPPGYYLLTVVNNGIPSLSQWIRFIPA from the coding sequence ATGGGTGACAAGAACCATTTGCTTTACGTTGTTACAATTCATGCAATCTTGGCTTTGCTGCATTTCATTGTCAGTGATGCAGTCGAGACTCTCGCCCGTGCTGGGGGCCGACAAGAGAGATGGCAGCTCTTACGGAATAATACGGGAGTTGTCGCCATGCACATGGCGTTAACCCATGAAAATACTGTTATTATCTTCGACCAAACTGAAGCAGGCCCTTCCCAGTACCGGCTTCATCAACGGTACAATGGGAGAAGATGCAGCACTCGTTCCCGTGCCGATTTAAAAGATGGGGCGTGTTATGCTCATTCGGTTGAATATTACATTCATGGTAATAACTTGCGGCCGCTTAGGTTTGTCTCGGATCCATGGTGTTCTTCGGGTTCGTTCCTCAGCAATGGCACACTTCTCCAAGTTGGTGGCCATGGTCGAGGATCTCAAAGGATACGATATTTCAGACCTTGCCGTGATCATCTATGCAATTGGCAGCAATCGAAGAGGTCATTGTCGGGTAATCGATGGTATGCTTCGAATCTATTATTGCCTCAACATGATCGAGTTATTGTTGTTGGTGGAAGGAATGCTTATAGTTACGAATTTATACCTAAATTACATACCAAGGACAGATCTTTTAATCTTCCCTTTTTGCATGACACTCATGACGAGGATGGTGGCGGAAACAACCTCTACCCTTTCCTTCATCTTTCTTCTGATGGTAACCTCTTCATCTTCGCCAACCGTGACTCCATCCTTTTCAATTATCAACGAAACCGTGTGGTCAAAACCTTTCCGAGGATTCCAGGGGGTGGTTCCAGAAACTATCCGAGCTCAGGATCATCGGTTATTCTCCCATTGGATCACCAAGACAGGTTCCAAAAAGTCGAAGTCATGGTATGCGGCGGCGCGGCCTCGGGAGCTTACGAAGCGGCAGCCAGAGGGAGATTCCTCCCGGCATTGAGCTCCTGTGGGAGAATGGTGATTACAGGGAACAATCACATATGGAAAATGGAAAACATGCCACGACCTCGTACCATGCATGACATGTTGATCCTTCCTACAGGTCACATACTAATCATCAATGGCGCTAGACGTGGTTGCGCAGGATGGCAAAACGCAGCGACCCCATCGCTCAGGCCGTACCTTTACAATCCTAAGAAAAGTCGTGGACAAAGATTTACGGTCCTGAAAGCCACCAGGATTGCCCGAATGTATCATTCCTCTGCTCTTCTTTTACCGGACGGAAGAGTCTTGGTTGCCGGCGGCAACCCTTATAATACATACACTTTCAGCAACGTTGCTTACCCGACGGAGCTAAGATTACAAGCTTTCGTCCCTGATTATATGGATCGGCAATTCAATGATTTGAGGCCTGGGAATGTAACGGTAGAGTATGAGGGGCATTCATCTGGTGTTGCATATGGGACAGCGTTTACTATTCATTTCTGGCTTGGACGAAGGCCGAGTAAAGACGTGGAATATAGTGTTTATGCGCCGCCGTTCACGACGCATTCCATTTCGATGAATCAAAGGTTGCTGAAACTGAGGTGCCGGCACACAACAAGGGACGGCGGTGGTTTGATGAGTGCTGTTTTGGAGGCTCCACCATCGCCGAATGTGGCACCACCTGGTTACTATTTGCTTACTGTTGTTAATAATGGCATCCCTAGCTTATCTCAATGGATTAGATTCATCCCTGCTTGA